A window of Micromonospora sp. WMMC415 genomic DNA:
GTTCGAGGAACTGGTCGTGCCCGGCCTGATCCAGCCCACCTTCGTACGCGACTACCCGGAGGAGACCAGTCCGCTGGTCCGGGCGCACCGCAGTGAGCCGGGCCTGACCGAGAAGTGGGACCTCTACGTGCTCGGTTTCGAGCTCGGCACGGGGTACTCCGAGCTGGTGGACCCGGTGGTGCAGCGGGAGCGCCTGGTGGCCCAGGCGCAGCTCGCCGCGCGCGGTGACGACGAGGCCATGCGGCTCGACGAGGACTTTCTCCGGGCGATGGAGTACGGAATGCCGCCGGCCGGCGGCATGGGAATGGGAATCGACCGGCTACTCATGTCGCTGACCGGCCAGGGAATTCGGGAAACCATCCTGTTCCCGCTGGTCCGCCCCGAGTGAGCGGTCGACTTCTTCGACTCTTTAGCGCATCCTATTGACGCACCGCGCGCCTTACGGGTTATTGTTGCCTGCGAGTTCGCAGGTGCACCCTGCTCGAAAGGAATGTGGGACGTGGCCAAGCAGATCATTCATAAGCTGGTCGATGACCTGGACGGCGGGGACGCTGACGAGACCGTCAAGTTCGCGCTGGACGGCGTTCAGTACGAGATCGACCTGTCGAGCGCCAACGCCGAGAAATTGCGGGACGTATTCGCTCCGTACATCGCCCACGGCACGAAGGTGGGCCGGGGTGGCGTGGTCGTGGGTGGCCGGGCCGCCCGGGGCCGGGGCGGCGCGACCGCCGACCGCGAGCAGAACAGGGCGATCCGTGCCTGGGCCAAGAAGGCCGGCAAGGACATCTCCGACCGGGGCCGCATCCCCCAGGAGATCGTCGACGAGTACCACGCCCGCGCCGGCCACTGAGCAGCGCGCGGCCTCGACGCCGGTCCGGAGCACCGCTCCGGGCCGGCGTCGCCGTGTTCCGGCCCCGCCGGACGCCCGGGTTCGCGGGCGGCGCCCGGCCGCCGGGGCCGGGGTCGGGGCCGGCGCCGGTGTCGGGGCTCGGGCCGGTCGGTGGGAAGAAACCCGGACG
This region includes:
- a CDS encoding Lsr2 family protein, with the protein product MAKQIIHKLVDDLDGGDADETVKFALDGVQYEIDLSSANAEKLRDVFAPYIAHGTKVGRGGVVVGGRAARGRGGATADREQNRAIRAWAKKAGKDISDRGRIPQEIVDEYHARAGH